A region of the bacterium genome:
CGGGATGAACCCGCCGTACTTCTTGATGTTGTCCGAGACGTCCTCCGGGTCGAAGCTGACCGCGGTGTAGAAGTATGTGAACCCGATGATCAGCGCGAAGTACAAGAACCCTCCCAGGACCCCGTTCAGGTTCAGCAGATTGCCGATCGTCTGAATCCACGGGACGCGCGAGAACTGAGCGATCGTGGACGGGAACTGCATCACCGAGATCGCGAAGATGATCGGGATGACGCCGGACGAGGCGATGCGGATCGGAAGGTGCGTCGTCTGGCCGCCGACCATCCGCCGGCCGACGATGCGTTTCGCGTACTGGATCGGAACCTTGCGGGCGGCCTGCGTCACGAGCACGACCGCCACGATGCTGACCAGGATGACGGCGACGTCGGCGAGCGCCCGGAAGACCGAGGCCTCGCCGACGTTGACCAGGCCGATCGTTTGCGAGAGCTGGTTCGGCAGCCGCGAACAGATCCCGGCGAAGATGATCAGGGAGACGCCGTTCCCGATCCCGTACTCGGTCATGATCGAGCCCATCCACGTGAGCACCATCGTCCCGGCGACGAGGGTCATGAGAATCTCCGCGAACACGAGGGGACGCGGGTTCGTGATCGCGCCCAGGTTGCGGATCAGGATCGTCTGCCCCATCCCCTGGACCAGCGCCAGCACCACGGACAGATACAGGGTCCACTGCCCGATCTTGCGCCGGCCGGCCTCGCCCTCCTCGCGGTGGATCTCCTTCAGGCGCGGGAACACGACCTCGAGCAAGCTGAAGATGATCGACGCCGTGATGTACGGGAACACGCCGAGCGCGAACAGCGCGAACCGCGACAACGCCCCGCCCACGAACAGGTCGATGAATCCAAACACGTTCCCCTGCTGGGAGAAGAGGGTCTGAAGCCGCGCCACATCGACCCCGGGCACCGGAATGTGCGATCCCAACCGGAACAGCGCAAGCATCCCGATGGTAAACAGGAACTTCCGCCGGAGATCCGGGATCCGGATGATGTTGGCCAGACCGGGAATCATCCGATCACCTCGGCGCGCCCTCCCGCCGCCTCGATCTGCCGGCGGGCCGATGCGCTGAACGCGTGCGCGCGGACGACCAGCGCGTGGTCGAGTTCGCCCTCGCCCAAAATCTTGACCTGCGCCGCTCGCAGCAGTTTCGCGGCACGGAGCGTCTCGGGCGTCACCTCGCTGCCCGCCGGAAACGCGCTCAGGCGTCCGATGTTCACCTCACCCATCCGGACGTGCGGCCCCCCGCCGACGTGGTTGCTGCCCGCGCCCCGGATGCCCCGGCGGTACGGCATGCGCTTGATCAGAGGCAGCTGCCCGCCCTCGAACCCCGGCCGGGTCTGCCCTCCGGACCGCGCCTTCTGTCCCTTGTGGCCGCGCCCCGCGGTGTTGCCGCTGCCAGACGAGTGCCCCCGGCCGATCCGACGCCCGGGCCGGCGCGCACCCCGCGCCGGCTTGAGCTTACCGATGTTTACCATCCGCCACCTCTTCCACCGCCACCAGATGTTCGACTTTCCGGAGCGCGCCCCGCAACGCCGGGGTGAGGGTGTGCACGCGCGCCGCGCCGATGCGCCGCAGGCCGAGCGCCCACACGGTGCGCCGCTGCGACTCCGTGTGCCCGATCAGGCTCCGGCGCAGGGTGACCCGCACCTTCATTGCTACGCCGTCTGCCACCGCTCCGCCCTCCGTCCGATCAGGTCTGCCACGGACCGGTGCCGCATCTTCGCGACCTCCTCCGGGCGCCGAACGTC
Encoded here:
- the secY gene encoding preprotein translocase subunit SecY; translation: MIPGLANIIRIPDLRRKFLFTIGMLALFRLGSHIPVPGVDVARLQTLFSQQGNVFGFIDLFVGGALSRFALFALGVFPYITASIIFSLLEVVFPRLKEIHREEGEAGRRKIGQWTLYLSVVLALVQGMGQTILIRNLGAITNPRPLVFAEILMTLVAGTMVLTWMGSIMTEYGIGNGVSLIIFAGICSRLPNQLSQTIGLVNVGEASVFRALADVAVILVSIVAVVLVTQAARKVPIQYAKRIVGRRMVGGQTTHLPIRIASSGVIPIIFAISVMQFPSTIAQFSRVPWIQTIGNLLNLNGVLGGFLYFALIIGFTYFYTAVSFDPEDVSDNIKKYGGFIPGIRPGRPTTDYLTRILERLTLVGAVFLGLIAVGPIFLSRFTGQLTLYLTGTSLLIVVGVALETMKQIEAYVLMRHYEGFMK
- the rplO gene encoding 50S ribosomal protein L15, whose product is MVNIGKLKPARGARRPGRRIGRGHSSGSGNTAGRGHKGQKARSGGQTRPGFEGGQLPLIKRMPYRRGIRGAGSNHVGGGPHVRMGEVNIGRLSAFPAGSEVTPETLRAAKLLRAAQVKILGEGELDHALVVRAHAFSASARRQIEAAGGRAEVIG
- the rpmD gene encoding 50S ribosomal protein L30 — translated: MKVRVTLRRSLIGHTESQRRTVWALGLRRIGAARVHTLTPALRGALRKVEHLVAVEEVADGKHR